The DNA sequence TTATAGTAATCTTTGGACAAAAATATAAGAAAAACTTTGGAATAGGTAACTTGATGGGAATGATGTTACCGATATCTATAGGATTCTTGATAGCTTGGACTGTGTTTGCAGTTGCCTGGGCACTAGCAGGAGCTCCTATAGGACCAGGTGAATTCTTCTTTATAAATCAGTATTAATTTAGGATGACTTGAAATTGTACATAACCTTCCTACACAAGACATCGGCTTTAATGTTTGGTCAGGTTATATAATCATCTCGTCTAATCTAAATAAAAGAGGGTATCGCATTTTACGATACCCTCTTTTGTTTATTCAAATACTTTACTATCTAAGAAATTATTAAGGTTATTTTTAAATTCAGATACATTAATAGAATCTATAATCTTTTTTATAATGCTTGTATCTATTAATTCATTTACAGAATCACTAATATCAACATCCATAAATTTATTTATAGACTTACCAATTTTTGTATTGTCTATAGTATTTATTGTTTCTTTTACTTTTCCATTGTAAAAATTTTTTTGACTACAACCAACCATATTTATAGAAATTATAGATATACTTAATATTAAAAAAAGTCTTTTATTTAATCTCATTATTATCACCTCTTATATTATTTAAAAAATAATATTAACACATCAAATTTAACTAATTGTTAATCAATCCTTAAATAATTCTTAAATATTTAAAGTCATATTAAGTGTTTATTATAATTGAGAAAAAAAAGGGAACTATACAAATATAAGGTAAATTAATTTATAAGGAAGGAGAAACTAGATAATCTAGTTGAAAATTTTATGAATGAATCATATTGGATGTTAAGTTCTAAAGGCTTAGATTTTGAAAGTTTAAAAGAAGATTTAGAGGTAGATACACTTATAATAGGTGGAGGGATAGTTGGACTTACTACAGCTTATTTATTATCTAAAAAGGGAATTGAAACAGCTATAGTAGAAACAAATAAAATAGGTTGTGGAAGTTCTGGAAGAAATACAGGTAAGATTACTTCACAACATGGAATAATTTATTCAAAGATAAGAGATAAGTATGGATTAGATAGTGCAAAATTATATTATGAAGGAAATGAAAAAGCTATAGACTTAATAGAAGAAATAATAAAAGACAATAAAATAGAATGTAGTTTTGAAAGGTTGTCTTCGTATATATATGCAGATAATGAAAATTATATAGAAGAGTTAAAAGAAGAATTTAGCACTTGTGATAACCTAGGTATAAAATGTAAGTACCACGACACATTAGATATTCCTTTTGAAGTAAAAGGAGCTATAGAATTTTTTAATCAAGCTCAATTTAATCCAAAAAAATATTTAGATGGATTAACTAAAGTATGCTTAAAATTAGGAGTGAAAATTTATGAACATACGCCTATTGTAGATTATGAAAAAGAAAATATTTACAAGGTAAAAACTAAGGATCATAAAATAATAAGTGCATTAAATATTGTTATGGCTTCACATTTTCCATGGTATGATGGGCTAAATTTTTACTTTGCAAAAGAAAAAGGTGAAAGATCTTATTTATTAGGTGGAGAGTACAAAGAAAAGATACCAAGAGGTATGTATTTAAATGTAGAAGAAAATGGAATTACATTTAAAACTTATATAGGAGAAGGTAAAAAATTAATTATAGCAGGTGGAGGAGACCACAAAGTTGGACAATGTAGCAATGAAGAAGCTATTTACGAAAAGTTAAAAACTAAACTAGGAGAAAAATTTAAGGTAAGTGAATTTAAATACAAATGGTCAGCTCAAGATTATATAAGCTTTGATAATATGCCATATATAGGTTATGTAAATAAAAGAGAAGATAATGTTTATGTAGCAACAGGATTTTGTAAGTGGGGAATGAGCAATGGAACATTAGCTTCTATTATAATAAAAGATTTAATGTGTTATAGGAAATCTGACTATGAAAATATATTTAAACCTACTAGAGCAGGAAGCTTATTAACTACACAGTTTGTAACAGAAAATTTAAATGTAGGTAAAGAGTATATAAAAGGAAAATTTAAAGTTGGAGATACAGATTTTAATGTAGATAAAGGAGAAGGAAAAGTAGTTAATGTAGATGGTAAAAGGTGTGGAGCTTATAGAGATAGTGATGGAAAGTTATATATAGTAGATATAACATGCACTCATTTAGGCTGTGAATTAACTTTTAACTCTGCTGAAAAAACATGGGACTGTCCATGTCATGCATCTAGATTTGATTATAGGGGAAATGTAATTGAAGGTCCTGCTCTTAAAAACTTAAATAGATACGATGATGAAAAAAATGATGTAAACCCTAAATTAATTTAAAAATAAAAGGACTAATTAAATTATAGATAAATATATATATAAAAGAATAGATTTAGGGGGGAGATTGAACTTGAACAAAGCAATAGAAGTAACTAGAGGCAGTTTAATTGAATGTACTCATAGTGTACATATAGCTGTAGTAAATTCAGAGGGGGACCTTATATATTCTCTAGGAAATCCTAAAAAAGTAATATATGCAAGATCATCAGTAAAACCAATACAAGCTATACAAGTCTTAGAAACTAAAGCAGATAAAAGATTTAATATAAGTGATAGAGAAATATCTTTTATGTGCTCATCTCATTCAGGAGAACCATATCATGTAGAGTGTACCAGAGAAATATTAAAAAAAGCTAATATAAGCGTAGATAAGTTAAACTGTGGTATACATGTCCCTGGCAATAGTCAAATATACAAAGAATTAATAGAAAGTAAAGAACCTTTAACTCAAGAACATAATAATTGTTCTGGAAAGCATAGTGGAATGTTAATATCTGCTAAAAATTTAAATGAAGATTTAGATACATATCTAGATATAAATCATCCAGTTCAACAAAGAATTTTAGAAAACATATCTTTTGTTTGTGATTACAATAAAGAAGATATAATAATTGGCATCGATGGATGTGGAGCACCAGTTCATGCTATGCCTCTAGAGAAATTTGCTTATGGATTTTCAAGATTAGCAGATTCAAAAAAGTTAGGTCAAAAAGAAGAATATGTAAATAAAATAACATCGTCTATGATGAAGTACCCTGAAATGGTTGCAGGAAGAGATAGATTTTGTACTGCACTTATGAGAGTTTGTGGAGATAGAATATTTGGTAAAGCAGGAGCACAGGGAGTGTATTTAGTTGGAGATAAAAATAATAAACTTGGAATAGCTATAAAAGTTGATGATGGATCAGGTCAAGCAACTGCATGTGCTACTATGGAAGTTTTAAG is a window from the Paraclostridium sordellii genome containing:
- a CDS encoding asparaginase: MNKAIEVTRGSLIECTHSVHIAVVNSEGDLIYSLGNPKKVIYARSSVKPIQAIQVLETKADKRFNISDREISFMCSSHSGEPYHVECTREILKKANISVDKLNCGIHVPGNSQIYKELIESKEPLTQEHNNCSGKHSGMLISAKNLNEDLDTYLDINHPVQQRILENISFVCDYNKEDIIIGIDGCGAPVHAMPLEKFAYGFSRLADSKKLGQKEEYVNKITSSMMKYPEMVAGRDRFCTALMRVCGDRIFGKAGAQGVYLVGDKNNKLGIAIKVDDGSGQATACATMEVLRQLKLINEKELKELEKFANPKLLNARKDIIGEMRPNFKLNNLVNAEG
- a CDS encoding FAD-dependent oxidoreductase, producing MNESYWMLSSKGLDFESLKEDLEVDTLIIGGGIVGLTTAYLLSKKGIETAIVETNKIGCGSSGRNTGKITSQHGIIYSKIRDKYGLDSAKLYYEGNEKAIDLIEEIIKDNKIECSFERLSSYIYADNENYIEELKEEFSTCDNLGIKCKYHDTLDIPFEVKGAIEFFNQAQFNPKKYLDGLTKVCLKLGVKIYEHTPIVDYEKENIYKVKTKDHKIISALNIVMASHFPWYDGLNFYFAKEKGERSYLLGGEYKEKIPRGMYLNVEENGITFKTYIGEGKKLIIAGGGDHKVGQCSNEEAIYEKLKTKLGEKFKVSEFKYKWSAQDYISFDNMPYIGYVNKREDNVYVATGFCKWGMSNGTLASIIIKDLMCYRKSDYENIFKPTRAGSLLTTQFVTENLNVGKEYIKGKFKVGDTDFNVDKGEGKVVNVDGKRCGAYRDSDGKLYIVDITCTHLGCELTFNSAEKTWDCPCHASRFDYRGNVIEGPALKNLNRYDDEKNDVNPKLI